The DNA sequence TGACGGCTGATTGGTACCGGATGCCATATGAAGTTCAGGCAGAAATTTCCAATAAAATTGTCAATTCGGTCAAGGGTGTCAACCGAGTGGTTTACGATATCAGTTCAAAGCCTCCCAGCACTATCGAATGGGAGTAAGGTTAACGGGGAATAATCGGAAAACAGCTCAGGAGATTCAGATATGTGCGGGATTATAGGATATATTGGTCATCAGGATTCTGTCCCTATCGTGATTAAGGGGTTGAAGCGGCTGGAATACAGGGGTTACGATTCGGCGGGAATCGCCACCGTTGACTCGACCGGAGTTAAAATTGTAAAGAATGAGGGTAAGGTAGCTCGTCTGGAGAAGAACGTGGACGAGTCGACCTTGCGGGGTAATATTGGGATAGGTCATACACGCTGGGCCACTCACGGCGCCCCCAGTGATACCAATGCGCACCCTCATTTGGACGAGACAGGCAAGATTGCCCTTGTTCATAACGGCATCATCGAAAACTACGATTCTCTGCGCAAGCTACTGGAGAGGGAGGGCGTAAAGTTTGAAACTGAGACGGATACAGAGGTCTTGGTTCAACTGATTGGTAGATTTTATCACGCTGACGAAATGACTTTAGCCGAAGCCGTTCAGGCAGCACTTCAGGATGTTGTTGGCACCTATGGTATTGTGGTGATCAGCGCTGACGAACCCGATTCCTTGATTGCGGCTAGGATGGGAAGTCCGCTGGTTCTCGGTATCGGCGAAGAAGAGTTTTTTCTCGCTTCTGATGCTTCGCCCATTATACCCCACACTCGTAACGTTGTTTATCTTGATGACGGCGATCTCGTTGAAATCAACAAGAGCAATTACGAAGTCCGCCGCATCGGAGACAATAAGCCCGTGAATAAAGTTATTGAA is a window from the Candidatus Neomarinimicrobiota bacterium genome containing:
- a CDS encoding class II glutamine amidotransferase; this translates as MCGIIGYIGHQDSVPIVIKGLKRLEYRGYDSAGIATVDSTGVKIVKNEGKVARLEKNVDESTLRGNIGIGHTRWATHGAPSDTNAHPHLDETGKIALVHNGIIENYDSLRKLLEREGVKFETETDTEVLVQLIGRFYHADEMTLAEAVQAALQDVVGTYGIVVISADEPDSLIAARMGSPLVLGIGEEEFFLASDASPIIPHTRNVVYLDDGDLVEINKSNYEVRRIGDNKPVNKVIE